One window of the Salvia miltiorrhiza cultivar Shanhuang (shh) unplaced genomic scaffold, IMPLAD_Smil_shh original_scaffold_217, whole genome shotgun sequence genome contains the following:
- the LOC131003517 gene encoding adenylate kinase 4 isoform X1, translated as MAAADLEDVPSVDLMTELLRRMKCANKPDKRLILIGPPGSGKGTQSPIIKDEYCLCHLATGDMLRAAVAAKTPLGVKAKEAMEKGELVSDDLVVGIIDDALKKPSCQKGFILDGFPRTVAQAQKLDEMLDKRGVKVDKVLNFAIDDAILEERITGRWIHPSSGRTYHSKFAPPKAPGVDDVSGEPLVQRKDDTAAVLKSRLEAFHKQTEPVCFLPSYFYSCASAFNQVTLVVQIFLDWLSLTFYVISKY; from the exons ATGGCGGCAGCGGATCTAGAGGATGTGCCTTCCGTCGATCTCATGACGGAGCTCCTCCGCCGAATGAAATGCGCCAACAAACCCGACAAACGCCTCATCCTCATCG GTCCACCAGGATCTGGAAAAGGTACCCAGTCACCAATAATTAAGGATGAATATTGCTTGTGCCATCTGGCCACCGGTGATATGCTTAGAGCAGCTGTTGCTGCCAAGACTCCCCTTGGGGTTAAGGCCAAAGAGGCCATGGAAAAG GGAGAACTTGTTTCCGATGATTTGGTTGTTGGGATAATAGATGATGCATTGAAGAAGCCATCTTGTCAGAAAGGTTTTATTCTTGATGGATTTCCTAGGACAGTTGCCCAAGCGCAAAAG CTTGATGAGATGCTTGATAAACGTGGAGTCAAGGTTGACAAAGTTCTCAACTTTGCAATTGATGATGCTATCCTGGAGGAGAGAATTACTGGTCGCTGGATTCATCCTTCTAGTGGTCGTACTTACCACTCCAAGTTTGCACCTCCAAAAGCGCCTGGTGTTGATGAT GTATCTGGGGAGCCTTTAGTTCAACGGAAAGATGATACAGCTGCTGTTCTCAAGTCGAGGCTTGAAGCTTTCCATAAGCAGACTGAGCCAGTATGTTTCCTTCCCTCATATTTCTATTCCTGTGCATCTGCTTTCAACCAAGTTACACTTGTTGTGCAAATATTCTTAGATTGGCTTTCTCTAACCTTTTATGTCATTAGCAAATATTGA
- the LOC131003517 gene encoding adenylate kinase 4 isoform X2: MAAADLEDVPSVDLMTELLRRMKCANKPDKRLILIGPPGSGKGTQSPIIKDEYCLCHLATGDMLRAAVAAKTPLGVKAKEAMEKGELVSDDLVVGIIDDALKKPSCQKGFILDGFPRTVAQAQKLDEMLDKRGVKVDKVLNFAIDDAILEERITGRWIHPSSGRTYHSKFAPPKAPGVDDVSGEPLVQRKDDTAAVLKSRLEAFHKQTEPVIDYYGKKGVVANLPAEKPPPEVTSEVKKVLTS; this comes from the exons ATGGCGGCAGCGGATCTAGAGGATGTGCCTTCCGTCGATCTCATGACGGAGCTCCTCCGCCGAATGAAATGCGCCAACAAACCCGACAAACGCCTCATCCTCATCG GTCCACCAGGATCTGGAAAAGGTACCCAGTCACCAATAATTAAGGATGAATATTGCTTGTGCCATCTGGCCACCGGTGATATGCTTAGAGCAGCTGTTGCTGCCAAGACTCCCCTTGGGGTTAAGGCCAAAGAGGCCATGGAAAAG GGAGAACTTGTTTCCGATGATTTGGTTGTTGGGATAATAGATGATGCATTGAAGAAGCCATCTTGTCAGAAAGGTTTTATTCTTGATGGATTTCCTAGGACAGTTGCCCAAGCGCAAAAG CTTGATGAGATGCTTGATAAACGTGGAGTCAAGGTTGACAAAGTTCTCAACTTTGCAATTGATGATGCTATCCTGGAGGAGAGAATTACTGGTCGCTGGATTCATCCTTCTAGTGGTCGTACTTACCACTCCAAGTTTGCACCTCCAAAAGCGCCTGGTGTTGATGAT GTATCTGGGGAGCCTTTAGTTCAACGGAAAGATGATACAGCTGCTGTTCTCAAGTCGAGGCTTGAAGCTTTCCATAAGCAGACTGAGCCA GTTATCGACTACTATGGCAAGAAGGGTGTTGTCGCTAACCTTCCGGCAGAGAAACCTCCTCCAGAGGTGACATCAGAGGTGAAGAAGGTACTGACGTCGTGA